One Acidobacteriota bacterium genomic window carries:
- a CDS encoding tetratricopeptide repeat protein, giving the protein MLIKHFRSITLMVALLVTLSLTSQTNAQQATLGSVDFPTSAKSPEAQKHFIRGVAALHSFWFEEALEAFRAATKIEPDFMMGYWGEAMAHNHPLWSEQDTESGRKVLTKLQDAKNLTDKERAFIGAARALYGEGDKLTRDKAYAAAMEKIYNDYPKDSEAAIFYSLSLLGTVRAGDKGYARQMKAGAIALEVYQKNPNHPGAAHFIIHAFDDPEHAILALPAAYRYAQIAPESSHARHMPSHIFVQLGMWDNVATSNESAWEASDVWVKRKNLPIYLRDYHSLHWLNYAYLEQGRYKKAEETMEVMRESMRKSNYENDMRPNYYENNYVTMSADLIVGTERWSDAKQIFDAMPKSTAKAATPAPASGEHAGHTMGSSDAKTVRPTAQRFRYLTTFINGLAAAAMNKTDEAERNAAELAEVAKLFNGQQAKSIEIMQLEVRAFAASMKGAHEQAIELMKRATALEEDMSPPSGPPSLIKPSHELYGEILLRANRPKEAAQAFSVALARQPNRVRSLIGAARAADQSGDTKAATTAYSKLLKIWSKADAGIKEVAEAQDYLKQAQGR; this is encoded by the coding sequence ATGCTTATCAAACACTTTCGCTCAATCACCTTGATGGTTGCCTTGCTGGTGACGTTGAGTTTGACTTCGCAAACCAACGCCCAACAGGCGACGCTTGGCAGTGTTGATTTTCCAACTTCTGCGAAATCCCCCGAAGCCCAGAAACATTTCATTCGCGGCGTCGCGGCATTGCATTCCTTCTGGTTTGAAGAAGCCCTCGAAGCGTTTCGCGCCGCTACGAAAATCGAACCCGATTTTATGATGGGTTACTGGGGCGAAGCCATGGCGCATAACCATCCGCTGTGGTCTGAACAGGACACTGAATCGGGACGCAAAGTGCTAACCAAATTGCAAGATGCGAAAAATCTGACCGATAAAGAACGCGCTTTCATCGGCGCGGCGCGCGCGCTTTACGGCGAAGGCGACAAACTCACACGCGATAAAGCTTACGCGGCGGCGATGGAAAAAATTTACAATGACTATCCGAAAGATTCTGAGGCAGCAATTTTTTATTCGCTGTCGCTGCTTGGCACCGTGCGCGCCGGTGATAAAGGCTATGCGCGACAGATGAAAGCCGGAGCCATCGCTCTGGAAGTCTATCAAAAAAATCCCAATCATCCGGGCGCGGCGCATTTCATCATTCATGCATTCGATGACCCGGAACACGCCATCCTCGCCTTGCCTGCGGCATATCGCTACGCGCAAATCGCCCCCGAATCATCGCACGCCCGCCATATGCCTTCGCATATCTTCGTGCAACTCGGCATGTGGGATAATGTCGCCACCTCGAACGAATCGGCGTGGGAAGCTTCTGATGTCTGGGTGAAGCGCAAAAATCTGCCGATTTACTTGCGCGATTATCACAGCCTCCACTGGTTGAATTATGCCTACCTTGAACAGGGGCGCTACAAAAAAGCCGAAGAGACTATGGAAGTCATGCGCGAAAGCATGCGCAAATCAAATTATGAAAACGATATGCGCCCGAATTATTACGAAAACAATTATGTGACCATGTCGGCGGATTTGATTGTCGGCACCGAGCGTTGGAGCGATGCCAAACAAATATTTGACGCCATGCCAAAATCGACTGCAAAAGCCGCGACCCCTGCGCCCGCATCCGGTGAACACGCAGGTCACACGATGGGTTCAAGTGATGCGAAAACCGTTAGACCCACGGCGCAACGTTTCCGTTATTTGACGACCTTTATCAATGGGCTTGCGGCAGCGGCGATGAATAAAACCGATGAGGCGGAAAGAAACGCGGCGGAACTCGCCGAAGTCGCAAAACTATTTAACGGGCAACAGGCAAAAAGCATTGAGATTATGCAACTCGAAGTGCGCGCCTTTGCCGCTTCGATGAAAGGCGCGCACGAACAGGCAATCGAGTTGATGAAACGGGCAACCGCCTTGGAAGAAGATATGTCGCCGCCATCGGGTCCGCCTTCGCTGATCAAACCGTCGCATGAACTGTATGGCGAAATCCTGCTGCGAGCGAATCGCCCGAAAGAAGCGGCGCAGGCATTTTCGGTGGCGCTTGCCCGACAACCCAATCGCGTTCGTTCACTCATCGGCGCGGCGCGCGCCGCCGATCAGAGCGGCGACACCAAAGCGGCTACCACAGCCTATTCCAAGCTTTTGAAGATTTGGTCGAAAGCCGACGCCGGCATAAAAGAAGTTGCCGAGGCACAGGATTATTTGAAACAGGCGCAAGGGCGTTAA
- a CDS encoding peptide MFS transporter — MEKHPPGLYALFATEMWERFSFYSMLALFTLYMQDSKQGFSWTPAQATGLYANYLAFVYASPLVGGWLADKKLGYRKAVMIGGLFFIAGHALLAIPTLWAVYAALSCLVIGNGFFKPNVSTMVGNLYPEGSHLKDRAYNIFYMGINIGAASAPIVMEIVKAKFGFHPAFTVAAFGMVISVAILWKYKNIVEDPAMLKVRQAGKPVVDENTPKRAIDMVPDWKRIGALVVVFLIVIVFWMIFHQNGSTLTYWADDNTEWNVSGTISNAINPGWIVILTFPLVWFWKWLDKKGKEPSTPTKIAIGMLLTGVSFSIMYAAAKQGEAKEVRPDMYASGRFRITERALDSLKTDGIPEEILQKLATAKDVEEKFIVKDKKFATDKSFSAAFETIKYDLKSDGLPDDVWGKLKDAKIEDGEISGDGKFASALETAIQKLQDENVPGGVLDKIRGYKNKTFTAQEKLLDGIKKAVGSNQADKFEAALLNRAYIFRVSWFWLILAYAVISLGELMLSPMGLSLVSKVAPLRVRGLMMGGWFVATAIGNKLTAIGVFWTIWKQSSFFIVLACMAFVMAVVLAFLLKPLKKAMPGV; from the coding sequence ATGGAAAAGCACCCGCCGGGACTTTACGCACTGTTTGCGACAGAGATGTGGGAGCGTTTCAGTTTTTATTCGATGCTCGCGCTCTTTACCCTTTATATGCAGGACTCAAAACAAGGTTTCAGTTGGACTCCCGCGCAAGCAACAGGACTTTATGCAAACTATCTGGCATTCGTCTATGCCAGTCCGCTGGTTGGCGGTTGGCTTGCCGATAAAAAGCTTGGCTATCGAAAAGCGGTAATGATTGGCGGCTTATTTTTTATCGCAGGACACGCACTATTAGCGATTCCAACTTTATGGGCGGTTTACGCAGCACTTTCATGTTTGGTCATCGGTAATGGCTTCTTCAAACCGAATGTATCAACGATGGTCGGCAACCTTTACCCGGAAGGCAGCCATTTAAAAGACCGTGCTTATAATATTTTTTATATGGGAATCAATATTGGTGCCGCCTCAGCGCCCATTGTAATGGAAATCGTCAAAGCCAAATTCGGATTCCACCCAGCGTTCACCGTAGCAGCTTTCGGAATGGTCATTTCAGTTGCCATTCTCTGGAAGTATAAAAATATTGTTGAAGACCCAGCTATGCTGAAAGTGCGTCAAGCAGGAAAGCCGGTCGTTGATGAAAATACTCCTAAACGGGCTATTGATATGGTGCCTGACTGGAAGCGGATCGGCGCACTTGTTGTCGTCTTTCTCATTGTTATTGTCTTCTGGATGATCTTCCATCAAAACGGTTCAACACTCACTTACTGGGCAGATGACAATACAGAATGGAATGTTTCCGGCACCATTTCAAATGCCATCAATCCGGGGTGGATTGTTATATTGACCTTTCCGCTGGTGTGGTTCTGGAAATGGCTTGACAAAAAAGGCAAAGAACCTTCAACACCTACAAAAATTGCAATTGGAATGCTGCTGACAGGCGTATCGTTTTCTATCATGTACGCAGCAGCCAAACAGGGCGAAGCCAAAGAAGTGCGACCTGATATGTATGCTTCGGGGAGGTTCAGAATCACCGAACGCGCACTTGATAGTTTGAAAACGGATGGTATTCCTGAAGAGATTTTGCAAAAGCTTGCAACAGCAAAAGACGTAGAGGAAAAATTCATCGTTAAGGATAAGAAATTTGCTACCGATAAATCCTTTTCAGCCGCCTTTGAAACTATCAAATATGACCTGAAATCCGATGGGCTACCTGATGATGTTTGGGGAAAGTTGAAGGATGCAAAAATTGAAGATGGGGAAATCAGCGGAGATGGTAAATTTGCTTCGGCGCTTGAAACCGCAATACAAAAGCTGCAAGACGAAAATGTGCCTGGTGGCGTTTTAGACAAAATACGTGGCTACAAAAACAAAACCTTTACCGCTCAAGAAAAGCTTCTGGACGGAATTAAAAAAGCGGTGGGCAGTAATCAAGCTGACAAATTTGAAGCGGCGCTTTTGAATCGCGCCTATATTTTCAGGGTTTCCTGGTTCTGGTTGATTCTCGCTTATGCGGTGATTTCACTTGGCGAATTGATGCTGTCGCCGATGGGGTTATCATTGGTGTCGAAAGTTGCGCCGCTTAGAGTGCGTGGGTTGATGATGGGCGGCTGGTTTGTCGCCACGGCAATCGGCAACAAGCTCACGGCAATCGGTGTTTTCTGGACAATCTGGAAACAATCCTCGTTCTTCATCGTCCTGGCTTGTATGGCTTTCGTAATGGCTGTCGTGCTGGCGTTTCTTTTGAAGCCGTTGAAGAAAGCCATGCCCGGCGTGTAA
- a CDS encoding radical SAM protein: protein MTERVRPYLYYDIAISICSVCYRKVEGKIIFQDDKVFLTKRCAEHGFEKTLIATDVDYYRRSREVFIKPPEMPVIYNTPVRWGCPYDCGLCTDHEQHSCLTLVEINDYCNLECPICYASSSPARLTHRSLEEIEKMLDAVVRNEGEPDVVQLSGGEPTTHPNFFEVMDMARARPIRHLMLNTNGIRIAKDEAFAERLASYMPGFEIYLQFDSFEREVLMELRGADLRDIREQALKRLNQLGISTTLVVTLKKGLNDNEIGRIIEYALKQPSVRGVTLQPIQAAGRLEQFNPATDRLTLTEVRRKILEQTQVFRPEDIIPVPCHPDSLAMAYALKLGGEVVPLTGMIDPQVLINGSRNTIVYEEDQAIRDYIFKLFATNHSPESSATTLGDLLCCLPQVAVPEGISYENLFRVIIMEFIDAYSFDVRSVKKSCVHIVHPDGRLIPFDTYNLFYRDDLERTRLAALREMQEGSRYV, encoded by the coding sequence ATGACAGAGCGCGTGCGCCCGTATCTCTATTATGATATTGCGATTTCGATTTGCTCGGTCTGTTATCGCAAAGTCGAAGGCAAAATTATTTTTCAAGACGACAAAGTTTTCTTAACTAAACGCTGCGCCGAACATGGATTTGAAAAAACGCTCATCGCCACAGATGTCGATTATTATCGCCGTTCTCGCGAAGTGTTTATTAAACCGCCGGAAATGCCCGTGATTTACAACACGCCCGTGCGATGGGGCTGTCCGTATGATTGCGGTTTATGCACAGACCACGAACAGCATTCGTGTTTGACGCTGGTTGAAATCAACGATTATTGCAATCTCGAATGCCCGATTTGTTATGCGTCGAGCAGCCCCGCGCGTTTAACGCATCGCTCGCTTGAGGAAATCGAAAAGATGCTTGATGCGGTAGTGCGCAACGAAGGCGAGCCGGATGTCGTGCAGCTATCGGGCGGTGAACCAACCACCCATCCGAATTTTTTTGAAGTGATGGATATGGCGCGCGCCCGTCCGATTCGCCATTTGATGCTCAACACCAACGGCATTCGCATTGCCAAAGATGAAGCCTTTGCCGAACGTCTGGCGAGTTACATGCCGGGCTTTGAAATCTATTTACAGTTCGACTCATTCGAGCGCGAAGTGTTGATGGAACTCAGAGGCGCAGATTTGCGCGATATACGCGAGCAGGCTTTGAAACGTTTGAATCAGCTAGGCATTTCGACAACGCTGGTGGTGACCTTGAAAAAAGGGCTGAACGACAATGAAATCGGACGCATCATCGAATACGCGCTGAAACAACCCTCGGTGCGTGGCGTAACTTTGCAACCGATTCAAGCAGCGGGAAGATTAGAGCAATTCAATCCGGCGACCGACCGGCTGACGCTTACCGAAGTGCGCCGGAAAATTCTCGAACAAACTCAGGTGTTTCGCCCCGAAGATATTATTCCTGTGCCGTGTCACCCGGATAGTCTGGCGATGGCTTATGCGTTGAAACTCGGCGGCGAAGTCGTGCCGCTTACAGGGATGATTGACCCGCAGGTGTTGATTAACGGCAGCCGCAATACGATTGTCTATGAAGAAGACCAGGCGATTCGCGACTACATTTTCAAACTCTTTGCCACGAATCATTCACCTGAATCTTCGGCGACGACGCTCGGCGATTTGCTCTGTTGTTTGCCACAAGTGGCAGTGCCCGAAGGCATCAGTTACGAAAATCTCTTTCGCGTGATCATTATGGAATTTATTGATGCTTATTCGTTCGATGTGCGCTCGGTGAAAAAATCGTGCGTTCACATTGTTCACCCGGACGGGCGTTTGATTCCGTTTGATACTTACAATCTGTTTTACCGCGATGATTTGGAGCGCACGCGACTTGCCGCTTTGCGTGAGATGCAGGAAGGAAGCCGATATGTCTGA
- a CDS encoding NBR1-Ig-like domain-containing protein: MQISSNLMKTLITKTTFTILTLGMIFLLSQITNAQSCEMDAQMRPSDVVIPSQIVVNKTYRVRVTVVNNGSCNWDTSSGIRLSIKILRGPSGSSAQRDELTPIVDLKYKIKPGDRHEFEYEITGPYYLGNYTLEWKMVKQNKWFGDAVTKPITVVPPK; this comes from the coding sequence ATGCAAATCAGTTCAAATTTAATGAAAACCCTGATTACGAAAACTACTTTTACGATTTTAACCTTGGGAATGATTTTCCTGTTGTCGCAAATCACTAACGCGCAATCGTGTGAAATGGATGCGCAGATGCGTCCAAGCGATGTGGTTATCCCCAGTCAAATCGTGGTGAACAAAACCTATCGCGTGCGGGTGACCGTGGTTAATAACGGAAGTTGCAACTGGGACACCAGCAGCGGCATACGTCTGTCGATTAAAATTCTCAGAGGTCCATCGGGCAGCAGTGCACAAAGAGATGAACTGACGCCGATTGTTGACCTCAAATACAAAATCAAACCGGGCGATAGACACGAATTTGAATATGAAATCACCGGACCTTATTACCTCGGCAACTACACGCTGGAATGGAAAATGGTGAAGCAAAACAAATGGTTTGGCGATGCCGTGACCAAACCAATCACCGTCGTCCCGCCGAAATAA
- a CDS encoding O-acetyl-ADP-ribose deacetylase: MKARMEVIQGDITKLQVDAIVNAANSSLLGGSGVDGAIHRAAGADLLHECRLLGGCKTGQAKITKGYRLPAKFVIHTVGPVWHGGHQREPELLASCYRESLKLTVANQILTIAFPAISCGIYGYPIPQAARIAINEVQQFLANQQTLQKVFFICFEDAVFEIYQQAFEELTA, encoded by the coding sequence ATGAAAGCGCGCATGGAGGTTATACAAGGCGACATCACGAAATTGCAGGTCGATGCGATTGTCAATGCTGCAAACAGTTCATTGCTTGGCGGGAGCGGCGTTGATGGCGCGATTCATCGCGCGGCAGGCGCAGACCTGCTGCACGAATGCCGTTTGCTTGGCGGTTGTAAAACCGGGCAGGCAAAAATCACCAAAGGCTATCGCTTGCCCGCGAAATTCGTCATTCACACGGTTGGTCCCGTTTGGCATGGCGGGCATCAACGAGAGCCTGAATTGCTGGCTTCCTGTTATCGGGAAAGTTTAAAACTGACGGTTGCCAATCAAATTCTGACCATCGCTTTCCCGGCAATCAGTTGCGGCATTTATGGCTATCCAATTCCACAAGCCGCGCGCATCGCCATTAATGAAGTGCAGCAGTTCCTTGCCAACCAGCAAACGCTTCAAAAAGTTTTCTTCATCTGTTTTGAAGATGCGGTGTTTGAAATTTATCAGCAAGCCTTTGAAGAGTTGACTGCCTAG
- a CDS encoding prolipoprotein diacylglyceryl transferase family protein, with protein MTFPVYFKIASLQIHPHWIFESLAYFIGFRIYLRLRKNTGDHLDSSNRLWIVVAAAVGAALGSKLLYWLENPALTLQNWNNPFYLMAGKTVVGGLLGGFLAVEIAKKILGITRRTGDLFAIPLTLAIAIGRIGCFLSGLGDETYGIATALPTGIDFGDGVSRHPTQLYEAGFLLLLGFWIYRLSQHAHREGDPFKLFMVGYMGFRLLIDFIKPAVAFGGLTAIQWACLLALVYYARDLPYLFHIKESESL; from the coding sequence ATGACCTTTCCTGTCTATTTTAAAATCGCTTCCCTGCAAATCCACCCGCACTGGATTTTTGAAAGTCTCGCCTATTTCATCGGCTTTCGCATCTACCTGCGTTTGCGCAAAAACACGGGCGACCATCTCGACAGCAGCAATCGTTTGTGGATTGTGGTTGCCGCAGCGGTCGGCGCGGCGCTCGGCAGCAAACTGCTCTACTGGTTGGAAAATCCCGCGCTCACTTTGCAGAACTGGAACAACCCATTTTATTTGATGGCAGGCAAAACCGTGGTTGGCGGACTCCTCGGCGGATTCCTCGCCGTTGAAATCGCCAAAAAAATTCTCGGCATCACGCGCCGCACCGGCGACTTGTTTGCCATTCCCTTGACGCTTGCCATCGCCATCGGACGCATCGGTTGTTTTCTTTCAGGCTTGGGCGATGAAACCTATGGCATCGCAACCGCTTTACCAACGGGTATTGATTTCGGTGATGGGGTAAGCAGGCATCCGACTCAACTTTATGAAGCGGGGTTTTTGTTGTTGCTAGGCTTTTGGATTTATCGCCTGTCACAACACGCCCATCGCGAAGGCGACCCCTTCAAATTGTTTATGGTCGGTTATATGGGATTTCGTCTGTTGATAGATTTCATTAAACCGGCGGTGGCGTTTGGCGGACTTACGGCAATTCAATGGGCGTGCTTGCTGGCGCTCGTGTATTATGCGAGGGATTTACCGTATCTGTTTCACATCAAGGAGTCCGAGAGTTTATGA
- a CDS encoding DUF3810 family protein, translating to MSKSTVEELKPAKARRFVFRKEQLSAKTILKIAVVMVAILLTVFQLPVAFVDRVYANGFYPRLQSFVTPVTNLLPFAIYDLLIVAVIFGAPAWWMVRLVKAGKGRRLKTAARLLINTMVFAAVIFLLFQLLWGFNYARQPLSQKLDYHDDRINKDAALRLARLCIEQANAEVDKAHQTAFPDDREWLRRLQPSYDALLKALGRTSNLTLAKPKATLFDKYLESTGISGFLNPFGFETIVARGFHPLDRAFTLAHEWGHLAGYATESEASFIGLLALLRSEDAACRYAGWLALYSHIPLQRILNDADEATRQALPKFSPQVEADLLAMAEEENKRQINEQISKAQWEMYQQFLKANNATPNYGEVISLMMGTTFEEGWTPVFNR from the coding sequence ATGAGCAAATCAACGGTAGAAGAACTTAAACCCGCAAAGGCGCGACGTTTTGTGTTTCGCAAAGAGCAACTTTCGGCAAAAACGATTTTAAAAATTGCTGTCGTTATGGTCGCAATTTTACTTACGGTTTTTCAGTTGCCTGTAGCCTTCGTTGACCGCGTTTATGCAAACGGGTTTTATCCGCGCTTGCAATCATTCGTTACACCCGTCACCAACCTCCTGCCGTTTGCGATTTATGATTTGTTGATTGTCGCAGTCATTTTCGGCGCGCCCGCGTGGTGGATGGTTCGTCTGGTGAAAGCCGGGAAGGGAAGGCGTTTAAAAACGGCTGCGAGATTGCTGATCAACACAATGGTTTTTGCGGCAGTGATTTTTTTGCTCTTTCAATTGCTCTGGGGCTTTAACTATGCGCGCCAGCCGCTCAGTCAAAAACTTGATTACCACGATGACCGCATCAATAAAGACGCGGCACTCAGACTCGCTCGCCTGTGCATTGAACAAGCCAACGCCGAAGTCGATAAAGCTCACCAAACCGCTTTCCCCGATGACCGCGAGTGGCTGCGTCGCCTTCAACCTTCGTATGACGCCTTGCTGAAAGCCTTGGGCAGAACTTCTAACCTCACGCTTGCAAAGCCCAAAGCAACCCTGTTTGACAAATATCTCGAATCGACCGGCATCAGCGGATTTTTGAATCCTTTCGGATTTGAAACTATCGTCGCCAGAGGTTTTCATCCGCTCGACCGCGCCTTTACCTTAGCGCACGAATGGGGACACCTGGCGGGTTACGCGACCGAATCGGAAGCCAGTTTCATAGGGCTTCTGGCGCTCCTGCGTTCCGAAGACGCCGCCTGTCGTTACGCGGGATGGCTGGCGCTCTATTCGCACATCCCTTTGCAAAGAATTTTAAATGATGCCGATGAAGCGACGCGCCAAGCCTTGCCGAAATTTTCGCCGCAGGTTGAAGCCGATTTGCTGGCGATGGCTGAAGAAGAGAACAAGCGACAAATCAACGAACAAATCAGCAAAGCTCAATGGGAAATGTACCAGCAATTTTTGAAAGCCAATAACGCCACCCCTAATTACGGCGAAGTCATCAGCCTCATGATGGGAACCACATTTGAAGAAGGATGGACGCCTGTGTTTAATCGATAA
- a CDS encoding PQQ-dependent sugar dehydrogenase → MKSLKPPIYCCILLVSLFLSLSFFALGTQGKPEAAAAEAPIALQPFLTGLAQPLLITNAGDGSRRLFIVERHGIIKVLQYGESQPTIFLDLTAKVLIDKLGGLTGLTFHPQYRNNGRFFVHYTRRDDTAVVTAEYTVKEANPDVADPASEKILIVEPKDADGHSGGGLTFAPDGFLYIGMGDGSLSQDLNNNAQNLDSLSGKILRIDVDRESDGKPYSSPSSNPFFGAKTGRDEIFAYGFRNPYRIAFDSATGELYVGDVGETMREEIDLVTPGNNYGWRVKEGTSCTNYDQALCDSLRSVAPIIEYEHGTRRCSVTGGYVYRGRRATLPQGTYVFGDLCSGEIWSYQAGRTSLLLDTGIFFLASFGEDEEGELYVVSIIDGRIYKLVNDAAIEPQVQLLAPNIPMKLKGNSITTISWRTTGTGIYRHDIQWTQDGGENWQDITSGLPAELSSYEWTVPNIATKKARVRVISYGSVTTGQDESDANFKIRPRAQ, encoded by the coding sequence ATGAAATCGCTGAAACCTCCGATTTATTGCTGTATTTTGCTTGTTTCTCTTTTCCTGAGTCTGAGTTTCTTTGCCCTCGGAACTCAGGGGAAACCAGAAGCGGCTGCTGCCGAAGCGCCAATTGCGCTTCAGCCCTTCCTCACAGGGCTTGCGCAGCCGCTTCTGATTACCAATGCAGGCGATGGCAGCCGTCGCCTCTTCATTGTCGAACGCCACGGCATCATCAAAGTTTTGCAATACGGCGAATCGCAACCCACCATCTTTTTAGACCTCACCGCAAAAGTCCTGATTGATAAATTAGGCGGACTCACGGGATTGACCTTTCACCCGCAATATCGCAACAACGGACGTTTTTTCGTTCACTATACGCGCAGGGATGACACGGCGGTGGTGACTGCCGAATACACAGTCAAAGAGGCAAATCCCGATGTCGCAGACCCGGCGAGCGAAAAGATTTTGATTGTCGAACCCAAGGATGCCGATGGGCATTCGGGCGGCGGACTGACTTTCGCTCCCGACGGATTTCTTTATATCGGCATGGGAGACGGCTCGCTCAGTCAAGACCTCAACAATAACGCACAGAATCTTGACTCGCTTTCAGGCAAAATTCTTCGCATAGATGTTGACCGCGAAAGTGACGGTAAACCCTATTCATCGCCTTCAAGCAATCCATTTTTCGGCGCGAAAACAGGACGTGATGAAATTTTTGCTTACGGCTTTCGCAATCCTTACCGAATCGCTTTCGATTCCGCGACCGGCGAGTTATATGTTGGCGATGTCGGTGAAACCATGCGCGAAGAGATTGATCTCGTGACCCCAGGCAATAACTATGGCTGGCGCGTGAAAGAAGGTACGAGTTGCACGAACTATGACCAGGCGTTGTGCGATTCTCTGCGCTCGGTTGCGCCAATTATCGAATATGAACACGGCACAAGGCGTTGTTCAGTAACCGGCGGTTATGTGTATCGCGGGCGACGCGCCACTTTGCCACAGGGAACCTATGTTTTCGGTGATCTCTGTTCGGGCGAAATCTGGAGCTATCAAGCGGGGCGAACAAGTTTGCTTCTCGACACCGGCATCTTTTTTCTCGCTTCGTTCGGCGAAGATGAAGAGGGCGAACTGTATGTGGTGTCAATCATTGATGGTCGGATTTATAAACTCGTCAATGATGCCGCGATAGAACCGCAAGTGCAGTTGCTTGCGCCCAATATACCGATGAAACTCAAAGGCAATTCCATCACTACGATTAGCTGGCGTACCACAGGCACGGGCATCTATCGTCACGATATTCAATGGACACAGGATGGCGGCGAAAACTGGCAGGACATTACCAGCGGTTTACCGGCTGAATTGTCGAGCTATGAATGGACAGTGCCCAACATCGCAACCAAGAAAGCCCGCGTGCGCGTCATCTCATATGGCAGCGTTACGACCGGACAAGATGAAAGCGATGCCAATTTCAAAATCAGACCGCGCGCTCAATAA